The Manihot esculenta cultivar AM560-2 chromosome 1, M.esculenta_v8, whole genome shotgun sequence genome has a window encoding:
- the LOC110615321 gene encoding ATP-dependent helicase BRM isoform X2, which translates to MQSAGGGGPSRVGPAGRAASTSSAASPSSSSSAVSTPQLGFDSVQQQQQQQQMGSRQVLPHQLLRKPEGNETLLAYQASAFQGAMGGNSFASSSGSMQMPQQSRKFFDLAQYHGSSQDGQNRNQAAEQVVLNPAHQAYLQFACQQQKPALAMQAQQAAKMGILGPATSKDQDMRMGNLKMQEVMSMQAANQAQASSSKISSESFSRGEKLVEQAQQLASDQRNEQKPPSQAPVIGQLMPSNVIRHMQAPQAQQSIQNMANNQLAMAAQLQAMQAWALERNIDLSVPANANLMAQLIPLMQSRMAAQQKPCETSAGLQASSVPVSMSKHQVASPSVASESSPRANSSSDASGQSGPPKVRQNASSVPFIPSSSAGMVNSTNNPSGQQFAFHSRENQVPPRTGVVLGNGMSPMLPPQQSANVSQGADQTFPTKNALGSPENLQMQHLKQLNRSSLQPAGPSNDGGSSSHLPLQGGPAIQVAQPRVGFTKQQLHVLKAQILAFRRLKKGEGTLPQELLRAIAPPPLELQQQLLPSAGGGNQDRSGGKISEDQARHLESNEKNSLAIPSINGQNVAKDKAFAGDEKVTVSASHMPAATAVIREPTMSVAAGKEEQQTAMFSVKPDQEVERSVQITPVRRDLAADKGKTVTPQVPVTDAAQVKKPAQTSTPPQSKDAGSASARKYHGPLFDFPFFTRKHDSIGSSGMINTNNNLTLAYDVKDLLFEEGMEVLNKKRSENLKKINGLLAINLERKRIRPDLVLRLQIEEKKLKLLDLQARLRDEVDQQQQEIMAMPDRPYRKFVRLCERQRMEQARQVQASQKAMRDKQLKSIIQWRKKLLEAHWAIRDARTARNRGVAKYHEKMLREFSKRKDDDRNKRMEALKNNDVERYREMLLEQQTSIEGDAAERYAVLSSFLTQTEEYLHKLGSKITAAKNQQEVEEAANAAAAAARLQGLSDEEIRAAAACAGEEVMIRNRFMEMNAPRDGSSVSKYYHLAHAVNERVIRQPSMLRAGTLRDYQLVGLQWMLSLYNNKLNGILADEMGLGKTVQVMALIAYLMEFKGNYGPHLIIVPNAVLVNWKSELHNWLPSVSCIYYVGGKDQRSKLFSQEVSAMKFNVLVTTYEFIMYDRSKLSKVEWKYIIIDEAQRMKDRESVLARDLDRYRCQRRLLLTGTPLQNDLKELWSLLNLLLPEVFDNRKAFHDWFSKPFQKEGPAHDAEDDWLETEKKVIIIHRLHQILEPFMLRRRVEDVEGSLPPKVSIVLRCRMSAIQSAIYDWIKSTGTLRVDPEDEKRRVQKNPIYQPKVYKTLNNRCMELRKTCNHPLLNYPYFNDFSKDFLIRSCGKLWILDRILIKLQRTGHRVLLFSTMTKLLDILEEYLQWRRLVYRRIDGTTSLEDRESAIVDFNSYGSDCFIFLLSIRAAGRGLNLQSADTVIIYDPDPNPKNEEQAVARAHRIGQTREVKVIYMEAVVGKISSHQKEDELRTGGSLDLEDDLAGKDRYMGSIESLIRNNIQQYKIDMADEVINAGRFDQRTTHEERRMTLETLLHDEERYQETVHDVPSLQEVNRMIARSEDEVELFDQMDEELDWTEEMTSYDQVPKWLRASTRDVNAAIANLSKKPSKNILFASGMGMETNEMETERKRGRPKGKKFPNYKEVDDDNGEFSEASSDERNGYSANEEGDIPEFEDDESSGAVEAPPINKDQSEDDGPACDAGYEYSRASENTRNNQIVEQAGSAGSSSDNRRITRMVSPVSSQKFGSLSALDARPGSVRKLPDELEEGEIAVSGDSHMDHQQSGSWMHDRDEGEEEQVLQPKIKRKRSIRVRPRHTLEKTEEKSGIEAQRGDSGLLPFQMDHKYQSQLRTDAEMKTFGEPSASRHDQSDSSKGRRNFPSRRMANTSKVHASPKSSRLNIQSAPAEDAAELSRESWDGKVTTTNGNSLLGSKMSDIIHRRCKNVISKFQRRIDKEGQQIVPLLTALWKRTENSSYMSGAGNNLLDLRKIELRVDRLEYNGVMELVFDVQFMLKGTMQFYGFSHEVRSEARKVHDLFFDILKIAFPDTDFREARNALSFSSTSSAPSPRQTTLGQGKRHRAINEVEPDNGTNLKQIQRGSIHTGDDTRVKVQLPKEIRHGSSREQGHPGDSPLHPGELVICKKKRKDRDKSMVKSRAGSSGPVSPPSMGRNITSPVPGSVSKDMRIAKQNSPQQRWANQPQLPNNGGISGGSGNVGWANPVKRLRTDAGKRRPSHL; encoded by the exons ATGCAATCTGCTGGGGGCGGTGGGCCCAGCCGGGTGGGGCCGGCTGGGCGGGCGGCGTCCACGTCATCAGCAGCATCGCCATCATCGTCTTCCTCTGCAGTATCGACGCCGCAGTTAGGGTTCGACTCAGTACAGCAGCAGCAACAGCAGCAGCAAATGGGGTCTAGACAG GTGTTGCCACACCAATTACTTAGAAAACCTGAAGGCAATGAAACTCTCTTAGCTTATCAAGCTAGTGCTTTTCAAGGAGCAATGGGAGGAAACAGTTTTGCTTCATCTTCAGGTTCAATGCAAATGCCTCAACAGTCTAGAAAATTCTTTGATTTGGCTCAGTACCATGGTTCCTCCCAGGATGGCCAGAATAGGAATCAAGCTGCTGAACAAGTAGTTCTGAATCCAGCACATCAGGCGTATCTCCAGTTTGCTTGCCAGCAACAAAAGCCAGCTTTGGCAATGCAGGCACAGCAAGCAGCTAAGATGGGTATTTTGGGCCCTGCAACTAGCAAGGACCAGGACATGCGGATGGGAAATTTGAAAATGCAGGAAGTCATGTCCATGCAGGCTGCTAACCAAGCTCAGGCATCATCGTCCAAAATCTCATCTGAGAGCTTTTCTCGTGGTGAAAAGCTGGTGGAACAAGCACAACAACTAGCTTCTGATCAGAGGAATGAGCAAAAGCCTCCAAGCCAAGCCCCAGTTATTGGACAACTAATGCCTTCTAATGTTATAAGACACATGCAGGCACCTCAGGCACAGCAAAGCATCCAAAATATGGCAAACAATCAGCTTGCAATGGCTGCTCAGTTGCAAGCAATGCAGGCATGGGCACTTGAGAGAAACATTGATCTGTCAGTACCTGCAAATGCAAACTTGATGGCGCAGCTCATCCCACTCATGCAATCAAGAATGGCTGCACAGCAAAAGCCCTGTGAAACCAGTGCAGGTCTACAGGCATCATCTGTTCCCGTGTCAATGTCAAAGCATCAAGTTGCTTCTCCATCTGTTGCAAGTGAGAGTTCCCCACGCGCTAATTCTTCCAGCGATGCTTCTGGGCAGTCTGGCCCTCCTAAAGTGAGGCAGAATGCTTCATCTGTCCCGTTTATTCCAAGTTCCAGTGCAGGGATGGTCAACAGCACCAACAACCCTTCAGGGCAACAGTTTGCCTTTCACAGCAGAGAGAACCAAGTGCCTCCTAGAACTGGGGTTGTGCTTGGAAATGGAATGTCTCCCATGCTTCCACCTCAGCAATCTGCTAACGTGAGCCAAGGTGCAGATCAGACTTTTCCTACAAAAAATGCATTAGGGAGCCCAGAAAATTTACAAATGCAGCATCTCAAGCAATTGAATCGATCTTCTCTGCAACCTGCTGGTCCTTCTAATGATGGAGGATCAAGCAGCCACTTGCCATTGCAGGGTGGGCCTGCTATCCAGGTGGCACAACCGCGCGTTGGGTTCACTAAACAACAATTACATGTCCTTAAAGCACAAATACTTGCATTTAGGCGACTGAAG AAAGGGGAAGGTACACTTCCTCAAGAGCTTCTTCGAGCTATTGCTCCTCCACCTCTTGAGTTGCAGCAGCAATTACTTCCTTCTGCAGGTGGAGGCAATCAGGATAGATCTGGTGGGAAAATTTCTGAGGATCAAGCGAGGCATTTGGAATCCAATGAGAAGAACTCTCTGGCAATACCATCTATTAATGGACAGAATGTTGCAAAAGATAAAGCTTTTGCAGGAGATGAGAAAGTAACTGTCTCTGCAAGTCATATGCCAGCAGCAACTGCTGTAATAAGGGAACCCACAATGTCAGTGGCTGCTGGAAAAGAAGAGCAGCAAACTGCTATGTTTTCTGTTAAGCCAGACCAGGAGGTGGAACGAAGTGTTCAAATAACACCTGTTAGAAGAGATCTTGCAGCAGACAAGGGAAAAACAGTTACACCACAGGTTCCTGTAACTGATGCAGCACAAGTGAAGAAACCTGCACAAACAAGTACTCCACCCCAGTCAAAAGATGCTGGCTCTGCCAGTGCCAGAAAGTATCATGGACCATTGTTTGATTTTCCCTTTTTTACTAGGAAGCATGATTCCATTGGGTCATCAGGGATGATCAACACTAACAATAATCTAACATTGGCATATGATGTCAAAGATCTgctttttgaggaaggtatggaaGTGCTTAACAAGAAGAGGTCAGAAAATCTGAAGAAAATCAATGGTTTACTGGCAATAAATTTAGAGAGGAAAAGGATTAGACCGGATCTTGTGTTAAGGTtacaaattgaagaaaaaaagcTTAAGCTTCTAGATTTACAGGCACGCCTAAGAGATGAAGTAGATCAGCAGCAGCAGGAGATAATGGCAATGCCTGACAGGCCATATCGGAAGTTTGTTCGGTTATGTGAGCGCCAACGGATGGAACAAGCAAGACAAGTACAGGCCTCTCAAAAGGCCATGAGAGATAAACAATTGAAGTCTATCATACAGTGGCGCAAGAAACTTCTTGAGGCCCATTGGGCCATCCGTGATGCTCGAACTGCCCGCAACAGAGGAGTTGCCAAATACCATGAGAAAATGTTGAGAGAATTTTCTAAGAGAAAGGATGACGATAGGAATAAAAGGATGGAGGCATTAAAGAACAATGATGTTGAACGGTATCGGGAAATGTTGCTGGAGCAGCAGACTAGCATAGAAGGTGACGCTGCTGAGAGATATGCTGTTCTCTCATCGTTCTTGACTCAGACAGAAGAATATCTTCATAAACTGGGAAGTAAAATAACAGCTGCCAAGAATCAACAGGAAGTAGAGGAGGCTGCAAATGCTGCAGCTGCAGCTGCAAGACTACAG GGTTTGTCTGACGAAGAAATAAGGGCAGCGGCAGCATGTGCTGGGGAGGAAGTCATGATAAGAAACCGATTTATGGAAATGAATGCACCCAGGGATGGTTCATCTGTTAGCAA GTATTACCATCTTGCTCATGCTGTCAATGAGAGGGTCATAAGGCAGCCCTCCATGCTACGAGCTGGAACACTACGAGACTATCAGCTT GTAGGGTTGCAGTGGATGCTTTCTTTGTATAACAACAAACTAAATGGAATCCTGGCAGATGAGATGGGTCTTGGAAAAACTGTTCAG GTGATGGCACTGATTGCTTATCTGATGGAATTTAAAGGAAACTATGGTCCACATCTTATAATTGTCCCAAATGCTGTGTTGGTCAATTGGAAG AGTGAGTTGCATAACTGGCTTCCATCTGTATCATGCATTTATTATGTTGGTGGAAAAGATCAACGGTCAAAATTGTTTTCCCAA GAGGTTTCTGCCATGAAATTTAATGTTCTTGTGACAACTTATGAATTCATCATGTATGATCGATCAAAACTTTCAAAAGTGGAATGGAAGTATATCATTATTGATGAAGCACAGAGAATGAAGGACAGGGAATCAGTTTTAGCCCGTGATCTTGACAGATATCGCTGCCAGAGGCGCTTACTTCTCACAGGGACACCGTTGCAG AATGATTTGAAAGAACTTTGGTCACTTCTAAATCTACTTCTACCTGAGGTTTTTGATAATCGGAAAGCATTTCATGATTGGTTCTCAAAACCCTTTCAAAAGGAAGGTCCTGCGCATGATGCAGAGGATGACTGGCTTGAAACTGAAAAGAAGGTTATCATCATTCATCGCCTTCATCAAATTTTGGAGCCGTTTATGCTTAGACGTCGTGTTGAAGATGTGGAGGGTTCTCTTCCACCCAAG GTTTCAATTGTTTTGAGATGTAGAATGTCTGCTATTCAAAGTGCCATTTACGATTGGATCAAATCCACTGGTACTCTTCGAGTTGATCCCGAAGATGAGAAGCGTAGAGTCCAAAAAAATCCTATATACCAGCCTAAGGTGTACAAAACATTAAATAACAGATGTATGGAACTACGGAAGACCTGCAATCATCCTTTGCTCAATTACCCTTATTTTAATGACTTTTCCAAGGATTTCCTTATTAGATCTTGTGGGAAGTTGTGGATTCTGGATAGGATCCTAATAAAACTTCAAAGGACAGGGCATCGAGTACTACTTTTTAGTACAATGACCAAGCTCCTTGATATATTGGAGGAATACTTGCAATGGCGAAGGCTGGTGTACAGAAGGATCGATGGTACAACAAGCCTGGAAGATCGAGAATCAGCTATTGTGGACTTTAATAGCTATGGTTCTGACTGCTTTATCTTCTTGCTCAGCATTCGTGCGGCTGGAAGGGGTCTTAATCTTCAATCCGCTGACACAGTTATCATATATGATCCTGATCCAAACCCTAAGAATGAGGAACAGGCAGTGGCTAGAGCCCACCGAATTGGACAGACAAGAGAGGTCAAAGTCATTTATATGGAAGCAGTTGTTGGCAAAATTTCTAGCCATCAGAAAGAGGATGAATTAAGAACTGGAGGTTCACTTGATCTAGAAGATGACCTTGCAGGTAAAGATCGATACATGGGATCTATTGAGAGCCTCATAAGGAATAATATTCAACAATATAAGATTGACATGGCTGATGAAGTTATCAATGCTGGACGCTTTGACCAAAGAACAACACATGAAGAGAGACGCATGACTTTGGAGACATTACTGCATGATGAAGAGCGGTATCAAGAAACAGTCCATGATGTTCCATCGCTGCAAGAGGTAAATCGCATGATTGCAAGGAGTGAAGATGAAGTTGAATTATTTGATCAAATGGATGAAGAGCTGGATTGGACTGAAGAGATGACAAGCTATGACCAGGTACCTAAATGGCTTCGGGCTAGTACAAGAGATGTGAATGCGGCAATTGCTAATTTATCAAAGAAACcttcaaaaaatatattgttTGCTAGTGGCATGGGTATGGAGACCAATGAAAtggaaactgaaagaaaaagggGGCGACCCAAGGGGAAAAAGTTTCCTAACTACAAAGAAGTTGATGATGACAATGGAGAATTTTCTGAGGCTAGTTCTGATGAGAGAAATGGATATTCTGCAAATGAAGAGGGAGATATCCCAGAATTTGAAGATGATGAATCCAGTGGTGCTGTTGAGGCACCTCCCATCAATAAGGACCAATCTGAAGATGATGGTCCTGCATGTGATGCTGGTTATGAGTATTCCCGGGCTTCAGAGAACACTAGAAATAATCAGATTGTAGAACAAGCTGGTTCTGCTGGATCTTCCTCTGATAATCGTAGAATAACAAGAATGGTGTCTCCTGTTTCTTCACAGAAGTTTGGTTCCCTGTCTGCATTAGATGCTAGACCAGGTTCTGTTAGAAAGCTG CCAGATGAATTGGAGGAAGGGGAAATTGCGGTATCTGGGGATTCTCACATGGATCACCAGCAATCTGGAAGTTGGATGCATGATCGCGATGAAGGTGAAGAGGAACAGGTTTTGCAACCTAAGATAAAACGAAAACGCAGTATTCGGGTACGGCCACGCCATACCTTAGAAAAGACAGAGGAGAAGTCTGGCATTGAGGCGCAGCGTGGAGATTCGGGTTTGTTGCCATTCCAAATGGACCATAAATATCAATCACAGTTGAGGACTGATGCTGAAATGAAAACATTTGGAGAGCCCAGTGCTTCCAGGCATGATCAGAGTGATTCCTCAAAAGGCAGGAGAAACTTTCCTTCAAGGAGAATGGCTAATACATCGAAGGTGCATGCTTCACCCAAGTCTAGCAGATTGAATATACAGTCTGCTCCTGCAGAAGATGCTGCTGAACTTTCTAGAGAGAGTTGGGATGGCAAAGTTACAACTACAAATGGAAATTCATTGTTGGGTTCTAAGATGTCAGATATAATCCACAGAAGG TGCAAAAATGTAATTAGCAAGTTCCAAAGGAGAATAGACAAGGAAGGCCAACAAATTGTTCCTCTCCTAACTGCCTTGTGGAAAAGGACTGAGAATTCTAGTTACATGAGTGGTGCTGGAAATAATCTTTTGGATTTGCGGAAGATTGAATTACGTGTTGACAGATTAGAATACAATGGAGTCATGGAGCTTGTGTTTGATGTGCAATTTATGTTGAAGGGCACAATGCAATTCTATGGGTTCTCGCATGAG GTGAGATCTGAAGCAAGGAAAGTACATGATCTCTTTTTTGACATTTTGAAGATTGCATTTCCAGACACTGATTTCCGAGAAGCTAGAAATGCACTCTCTTTCTCTAGTACCAGTTCTGCTCCATCGCCAAGACAGACAACTTTAGGACAAGGCAAGAGACACAGGGCAATTAATGAGGTAGAACCAGACAATGGCACTAATCTTAAGCAAATTCAACGAGGATCAATTCATACTGGTGATGACACGAGGGTCAAAGTCCAGTTGCCAAAGGAAATAAGGCACGGGAGTAGCCGGGAACAAGGTCATCCGGGTGATTCTCCACTGCATCCAGGGGAGTTGGTTATctgcaagaagaagaggaaagacAGGGATAAGTCAATGGTGAAGTCGAGGGCTGGATCTAGTGGCCCAGTTTCTCCCCCTAGCATGGGTCGTAATATCACGAGTCCAGTTCCAGGTTCAGTCTCTAAGGATATGAGAATAGCTAAGCAGAATTCTCCTCAGCAACGGTGGGCCAACCAGCCTCAACTGCCAAATAATGGCGGCATCAGTGGTGGCAGCGGTAATGTTGGTTGGGCAAATCCTGTAAAAAGGTTGAGGACAGATGCCGGTAAAAGGAGGCCTAGCCATTTATGA